The sequence below is a genomic window from Lodderomyces elongisporus chromosome 2, complete sequence.
atagaagaaaagaaatatcaTCTACTTGGTCGTTTGCACCCGACCGCCTGACCATGTAAATCGCTCTGTAGATCGACCGCCACGCGCGCATTTCACTACTTCACACTTCACTACTTCACACTTTCCTTTGAATTTCACCTAGTTCCTTCCAaggttaaaaaaaaagaaaaaacattgCGCACAATTCTGTCGCCCTTTCCCCTCCTCCatctaaaaataaaaaaattaaacaaaagtaaacagaaacagaaacagaaacagaaataaaaaaagataatgCTTCACATTAACTAACAAACCTTGAAGACAAAAGTGTCATGATTCGCGTTTTCCATATTTCAAACACTCCAACTTGTTTTGCTAAACTCGACAAGAGTTCACATCTGccaacacaaaaaaaaaaatatactgATACAAAATCCTTATGCTGCTCCTTCACTTTGGTTCCTTGCCCTTTCACTTCCCTTCCCTTCCCTTCCCTTCCTCTCGTAATTTCTGTTTATGTGAAATAACTGgaccttctttttttataacGTTCTACACGACTatccttttattttttcatcttttagtagtagtagtagtattatTAGTAGTGGCCAACCCCACTATACTTTTTACAAGTAAAAAGGAGTAGATCTATTCATACCCTATACGTGACGATGAaattttttccattctctTTCTGCAACCAACAAATTTGGTACGCCTTGTTTTGCATCTACAATACAACACCGATCTCGCTCTAAGTATACCTCCAtttatctttcttctctttttttttgattcacatacacacacacacactccttctctctctctctctctctctctctctttaattaattatttatttatttattaatacTTAAAGCGCGTCTAATATTTctataaaattgaaaataatataaGAACTATTTATAAACATTTTGTTTGGGAGAGGGGCagttcttttattttttttttttccatgcTCCTGGGGTCGAGaacatttcttctttttcttgtgaaattttctatttattcATTCTTAATCAACCAACTTATAGTATCACCAATTGTctctgtgtctgtgtgtgtattGTTCCTCTAGCCAAATGCCTTGTGAATTGTttaattgattttttttttataatttttatttatttggcAAAACACTCGAGAACTCGACCCATTAAAGTCAACTGTCAAACATATTAACCccatcatcatctccaACAAATTTAAGCacataaagaaaagaatggatAGTTTAGAAAGTACATAAATGGGAGAATTGAAAACGGAAagtcaaaaagaaaaaaaaagaaagaaaaaaaaaacaaattcaatgaacaaaacaagacagAGCAGAGCATAGCAGAGCATAGCATAGCATAGCAGGACAAGACGTATCTTTGCATTACATTTCAGCCCTTTCCAAAGTCAAAGTATCGATTAACTTGTAATCCAATTTGTAGCTACACTACCAAAATCTAGACTCAATCAACACCAACCAGTAATGAAtcatgatgatgatgatgatgatgatgatgggtTGAATTCCAAAGactaacaaaaaacttCTGCATGACAGCACACTAAACCTCTCCTCTGTCATCGCTCAATAGCGAAATAAGTTCAATAGCTTAAACAATAATAGCATGCTATTAAGCATGCTTCAACTTGCATCGCAGTCATTTTCTTTAAGCATCTCCatacatcatcatcatcatcatcatcaacaacggCAATTATAAACTTTTGCAAGAAGACCACATTTTATCCTGATTCGAGAACTTCCTACATAATAACGCTTAACCTCATTttgcatcttcatcttccaaCGTCTATCGCTTCAAAAAGATGattgagaaagaaagaaaaaataaacaccACAccacttttgttttcctcaCTATTGCAACCTTTAGGATATAAACCTTTGTTTcattaattttgtttttgtttttcttttttcttttcttctttcttttcttttcttttttatttggctGTGGTTAATAGTTGCAGTGCTTCAATTCACACAGGCTAGAAGGGAATAGTTACAATGGTGCAACACACAACAACAttagcagcaacagcaaacGAGATGGCACCATTCCTTCaagagaagaggaaaaaacgAAATTACTTTTGTAAACTACAATCACTACTCTAGATTCAATCGTATTTCCAccattttttcaaattaaaTGAAACCAAAAAGGATGAAGAAAGTAGATATACATTTACCATCTAGTTGGTGCAGTAAGAGTCTTATCATAGAATACCCTTTCTCTCCCCCTCCCCCGCTcccatatatatatacatatatgtaaatGCAAAGCACAGACTTAATGTCTTGCTTCTTACATCTTATCATATACCTCCAATTAACCATCCCCCTTGTACGAGTATGATTGATATCTAAGATGTCACTGAATTTTTGGtgatacacatatatatatatacacccTCCTCATTCCCAATTTCTCTTAGCTCCCTCACTTCTCTTACTGCACAGTGCAAATTATCatcaaaatttcaaaacccCCATCTcttgagagagagaaagagagaaagagaagtcACAGATTGCAAATTAGTCATAGTACTTgttatcaaaaaaataaaaaaaattcaaaataaGAACGAGAGTCAAAACCGCAAAAACGAAACaatatgaaaaataaataaaaaatagaaaatggaaaacaaTTCTCTCCACACTGACACTCTCATTCCTTCTCACCTTCTTTGCAATCACCGCACTCCACATTCCACGAGCTTCAAAACCAACACTCTTTTGACTTTTTCACCAACCTAGCAGGCTGCATCCCCAATAACTagtacatatatacatatatatacacatatacatatatatatatataagccATTGCAAAAAACTCCACGAGATGAAGTCAGTACTATCGATCCAGTCACATGTAGTGCACGGCTACGTTGGTGGTCGTGCCGCCATCTTTCCATTACAATCACAAGGCTGGGAAGTAGACAATATCAATACTGTACACTTTTCCAACCACACAGGGTACGGACATTTCACAGGCACATCTCTTGCATGCAAAGAACTCGACTCCATCTTGGATCAACTAATCAATAATCTCGATATTGAATACTCCGCGGTGATTACAGGATACATCCCAAACGCTAAATTGATTGCATGCATCAGCCGATATATTCTACAAATCAAACAACGGAATACACCACTGGAAAAACCTTTGTACTTGTTTGACCCTGTAATGGGCGATAATGACTATATGTATGTCGATAAATCGTGCGTCGAAGAATATAGAAACTTGATCAAATTGCGTATAGCCGATATCATTACACCAAACCAATTTGAATTGCAATTACTCTCGGGGATCAAGATATCTTGCAGAAACAGTCTCAAGGAGGCATTGGACAAAATACATAAAGAATATGGTGTGCCCTATATAGTTGTGACATCTGTGGATTCTAAAATAGTGGATGGAAGCGAGTCTAggaacaacagcaacagcaacagcaacagcaacagcaacagcaacaagaaTATATACTGCATTATATCAGTTAAACCTCAGGCAGATAAACTGcagcaagaagaagaaaaaggaaatgaaacCAAATTGGCCATGTTTCAAATTCCACAGATTGAATCCTACTTTACTGGCGTTGGTGACCTATTCTCAGCATTGTTACTTGATAAGTTTGTTGCAAATAACCACTTGGAAAATAAACCTTTCCAAAGATTAAGTCGAGCGGTTAATCAAGTTTTGACAATTATGAAATGGACTTTAAAGTTGACATACGAGTTGGGCATGGACCAAGCAAGAAAAGCACACTGTGGAGAAGTAAAATGCAACAATACAATCAGCAATGGCACAAGTAATGGAAATGGACATATCGAGGATGAAGAGATTGTAGGCAAAATGAATGACGCCAACACAATGAAACACTTTGAATTGAAAATCATTCAGGCACGAAAGTATTATGGCTATGATGGGGAAGGGGAATTCAAGGAGATGAATGTAGAATTTTAATATAGATTAGTAATAGAGGAATAATAGAATAAGCATTGAAATATATaatttcatcaataaaATCGACTTGCTCAAGATTTGAATAAAATTATATTAATATGGGCTAAAAtatagaataaaaataaaggaaaaaggtaTCTCAATGAGACATTTAAAACAACGTATAAGAACTGAAAGAAGTTTATCTTTTGAGGTCACTTGAAGGGGCAGAAACGCAATGTACACCATAATTTAGCTACACTAAACTCTGCTTTCACAAATATAAtgtattgtattttgttgaaagaaataaatgacAAATAAAGCCaagtttaatttttctgtTTCCCCTTGGctcttgcttttgtttttgtttttgtttttgtttctgttttttgttcatggttttgtttttgcttttgtttttgcttatGACCCGGTATTTTGATTCATTTGTTTCCTCTTGTGGGGACCATACATATTGTCTTGCAAGTATTGGAACGACCCTGTGTCCTCCATTCTCCTAAATAACTGGGCTAATGGAGGTGACCAATGCTCGTCGGTCAAGAGGTACTGTAATGCGTCACTAAGAtaattcttttcctttgcatATTCGTAATACGACTCCAAGTCCAATCCATCAAACACACCATTGTTATACAAGGTGGCAACTATTGGACTAACCAAATTATTCAAGTTGGGTGTTTTTAAAACCTCAATGACCAAGGGGACAACTATTCCTGATTGGTTCAATGCAACAAGGATATCGTTGGCATTTGACGACACTAATTGCGAGTTCAATATCGTATTAGCAGCATTATTAATAAATTGGTTGAGAGACCCAGAGTATTGATTAGTGTCGTCATCTGCTCTCTTGATAAAGTTGGATTCCCAATTGTCGCTGAAATCAATTACAACGTCATAGTTTTGTGCTTGTTGTGCAACTggtaattgttgttgcacaTTGATTTCTGATTGGTTTGTGGAATTGGTGTTTGCCTTTGAAGTAGAATTCACAATCAAATCGGCGAGCCAAGGCACTGTCAAGTCATGCCCGTTGCCCAAACCCATGAGTAACCATCCTATCCATACATTATTTGGCGAGGAAAGGACGCCGCCGAGAAATTGTGCTAAAAACTGATTATTTGTATCATTAACCAAAAGACCATTGGCTGTAGACTGAATGATACCAGAGTCCAACACAGCATTCAAAATCTCGGTGAAATTGAGCTCAACATTCAACCCATCAAACGAAATATTACTACCTCCTGCAGCAAAAAATTGCACTTGATTTGCCAAGTTTTGAACTTGCTCTGAGCTATTTGCAATTTCAGAAAGTAACTGTGGAATCAAGCCCGAGGCGCCAATAGTCTTGAAAAGTGATACGTATTGGTCAACGGCTGCGCTATTAGTcgtggaggaggaggaggagttTGAATCGGCTCGTTTTCCGAAATCGAATCCATCGTCGTAATCTAGACTATCTTCGAAATCCAAGGCACTTATTTCATCCAAGATATAATCGTAGTGGCTGTAATCATAACACTTGACAACTTGTGTGCAAAGAAGCAATGTTGTAGGAATTATCGTCCACAACTTCATGTTTCGTTGAAATTGTCTGTAAAAGGTACTGGTTAATGAATCGTGAGCTAAGGAGTCCtgatgaaaaataaaaaatgatgtatgaaatatgaaaaaaacaacgtTTTGCTAAGCTCGGCAAAGTAGATGTACAAATGAAGATGGAAATGAagatggaaatgaaaatggaaatgaaaatgggATAACAATTATGGAAATAGtaagaagaatgaaaagccaggttgttgatgaagtgGATATGGCAAAAGATTCAGCTCCAAAAGTTTGTGAAGAAAATGATGGGTATAAAGAACAAGAGTGACAAAAGGTtgtaaatattttttaaggtctcttctttctttctttctttcttgtgatgaattatttatttcccTCTTGTTTGGCTTTATGAATTCAATCACGCTCAAGGGGGGGGaagggaagaagaaagtggGGTGTGATATTTACTTGAGTATTAAAGCGGTGCTAAAAAATTGTATTTACAATTTAAAGTGGTTAATTTGTCGTACGTTTGATCAAATGAATGGATataaagtgaaaaaaagaaatggtaTGGAATAGTGAccagagaaagaaaaagaagacgaaaaggaagaacacgataatgatgatgaaaatgatgatgatgatgatgatgaacaGTAGATTTAAAAATATTAGAACGAGGATTTGACTGTAACTTGGTGTCTTCTTAGCTACGTAGATTCAAGATGCTCTCATATTATTGACCTAGAAATTTCCTAATTCATATTTGGTAATTGCATGTGGCTACTTATTTGGGTACTTTGATGGGGTTTTAGGTAATGCCCCTCATTCTCTTTCCAAATATCGATTTTGTGTCTCCTTTACTCTTTGAGCCTAACCCCTAAAggtaagaaaaaaaaaattttaaaaaaaaaaaaaaattaaaaaaaaaatagaaatttttattactgcatttgttttgtcactgacacaaaaagaaactatTTCCCAATTAGGAAATGCATAATAACTGCGAAGAGTAATACGGTCCACTTCCCTTCGAtgagaaacaaattgaattcCAATTCAGTTTGTAGATTGATTGTATTCAGGCTAAGTGAATAGTCAACACACTATTTCCCACCTACTCCTGggtttccttttatttttccatttttttttcaactttttttttagctcaaaccatttgaaaaaaactTATTCCATCAATTCTCCATCAATATACGTGATCAACTGTATCTGAGAactttgttttgaaaaaaaaaaaaaaaagaaaaaacagcTGGAATCATCATACTCCATAAAATAAAGCGATGAATATTGGAAACAGAGCCAATTAACGCAATAACGAATAAGGAcgaaaaaatataaaaggtAGAgtgtctttctctctctctgtgtgtgtgtgtctctctgtgtgtgtatgtgcaTGTGCGCATGTCCTTGTGAgtcttttgcctttttaGGAAATCTAATTGATCTAGAGCTAACCTCGTTTGCAATCGATCTTTAACCAAAGATGGTTATAACCACTCGAGCCAAGTCCCACAAAACATCtaattcaacaacaacactgACAACAACActgacaacaacaacaatagtaatagcaatagcaatagaTAACACAGCATAGTCTTTGCAAAGGTAGTGCCCATTCATCCTTGCTGTCAGAATATGTTCTCTTCCACTCGTTTATGCGCCTCATAAGGCACCTCAGATCTAACTTCTTTTTACATACCTGTGGTATCTTATAACTTCttcaaaataaatatacaaaaaatattatttaGAGATCCACCATCTCaacatttcttctttctctttctctttcacttttctttcttttctttcttgtttttcttttcttcatcaacaacaacacattTATCACGAATTACCATATCTTCTTTGTTGGTCGTcgttattaaaaaaaaaaaaggttcaAACAGCTAGTATCATTTCGTTAGATCGGATCTAGACAATTGGTTAACCAGCAATCCAGATACCATCTTTGTCTTCCATCAGTACATTTCCCAAGAGaaactttcaaaaaaataaatacacATATAAAAttagaataaaaaaattctaaatcaaattcaaaaacaaaaggaacaaaataaTGCAATTTGGTCACATTATAACAACAGTTTTCTGTCTTCTTACAACATTGGTTTATTCAAAACCAATTGCTTCTTCATATGGACgttcttttcaaatcagAGATGAGATCGATCactttgttgaaaatgaacTTGATAATTACGAAGTGGGATTATACTACGATCTCATGGACTTGCTCACTGACCAAGATATCTTATCCAAAAGAGCTGACTCCAACAACCAAGGCGAGTACTATGACTCCATCACCATGGTAATCGAGAGTCTTAACTCATCTGGATTACTTTGGACTTTACTTGATGCTCTAGCTGACCATCCTGACAGAATCGACTTTGTTGGTAACTTGACAGAACAATTCTTAAAAGGAAGAAACATTACAATCAATGTTGGTGACTTGTTAGCCGGTGACGGAAACTCGGTCATGCAAGAAAACGTCAACTTGACTGCTATTATTGATGCTGTACAACAAAGTGGTTTAGTCACATCACTTTTGGATGGTATTTTGTTGGACAAGGACTTTAGACCTGCTTTGGTCAACTTGATCAACAGGGTGGTTATGTCACAAAAAGATGTCTTGTACTATATCTTTGACGTTGTTTTATCATCAAAAAGAGACTCCTTGGCAGAAGACGATATCCTTGAAATCCTCAAGAGAGCTGATAATTCGTACTCGGGAACTTtggaaacatttttgacCAACGCTGCTGCCACTGTATTGGGCTCAACTCAATTTGGACAATTTGCAGGAAGCTTGTTGAATGCATTGAACGATACTGGTTTTGCAGTTTATGTAGTGCAGCGTTTCATCTCGACGGAATCGTACATCAATATGACTGCTACCTTGATTGACGATGTGATGAATTCGGGTGCAATCCACATTGATTTCTCCAGCTTAAACATCACACTGTTGGTGAGTGAAGCCTTGGCAGACCCAACCAAGATCACTCTGCTTATTGGAGGACTCTTGAGCGGTGACTCTAGCACTTTGGTTTCAACATTTGGCAAATATTCCTCCGCAGTGCAACAGATTTTGGTTGATTTGGAAGACAAGGGGTTGTTTGCCAATTTGAACAGCTACATCTTTGGCGATCCATCTGCAACTACTTCGATTACATTGGCTCCTGGTGCTAGCAGTGCTGCTAACACCAATGTTGGCTCCATCACACTGACTGCAACCGGAACAATCACTCCAAAGCTGTCGTCAACAGCAACTTCTTCTACTACGTCTGCAGCTGCTAAAGGCACATCCAaagatcaagaaaaaagtgcaaaagCAGCTTCGGGTGCAGGTGCAGGTTTGGGAGCAGTCTCAAAGTCTACATTGAAAATGATCTTGAGTACCCAAGCATTATTCGTCGCAggtcttttcttcatttaaAAATGtgaatattttattttctgcAGCCCTCCTCGCGCTTTCTcatactttgttttttttttttcttttaatttttcaccaAAATCATCCGTTAGTTTCAATTTTGGCTTAATCCCAATTCCCGTCCTGTTTGATCTAACCATCGTCGCATTCTCAAGTAATACCTATCGTTGCTTGTCGTTATTTGTTGCTTTTATATCCTATTTTCcaacttttgcaaaaacaaatctattcacttttattgtttttttattcatttcaGTTCTTTTTCGTTGAAAAGctactttgctttttccAAATAAAGCTCAGCCaattacatatatatatatatgtggttgtgtgtgggtgtgtgtgtgtgtgtatttaTTTAACAACATAGTAACATAATACCAGAAACacctttattttattttttctttttgattgtcATTATACTTGGTTTGGCAAATATAAGGATATAATCCAATTGTAGAGAAAAACTTACTTTTCTGGATTCAACTTAGTTGGATTTATTACCGACTATATGTACATCAATACAGTTTTACCGTTACCCTGTCTGCCCTATCTGCCCTATCTGCCCTATCTTccttttatcttttttttcttttttgttttgttaatattattatcattattataatCTTTGATTCGTGTATCTAATTCAGAATTAACAGTACCATTCGAATCAAtatccttttttattattattatttttggtGAAAGGTTACAGTGTTCATATGATTGTGCAACA
It includes:
- the BUD16 gene encoding Putative pyridoxal kinase — protein: MKSVLSIQSHVVHGYVGGRAAIFPLQSQGWEVDNINTVHFSNHTGYGHFTGTSLACKELDSILDQLINNLDIEYSAVITGYIPNAKLIACISRYILQIKQRNTPSEKPLYLFDPVMGDNDYMYVDKSCVEEYRNLIKLRIADIITPNQFELQLLSGIKISCRNSLKEALDKIHKEYGVPYIVVTSVDSKIVDGSESRNNSNSNSNSNSNSNKNIYCIISVKPQADKSQQEEEKGNETKLAMFQIPQIESYFTGVGDLFSALLLDKFVANNHLENKPFQRLSRAVNQVLTIMKWTLKLTYELGMDQARKAHCGEVKCNNTISNGTSNGNGHIEDEEIVGKMNDANTMKHFELKIIQARKYYGYDGEGEFKEMNVEF